In Porphyromonas cangingivalis, a genomic segment contains:
- a CDS encoding SoxR reducing system RseC family protein, with the protein MDCKEGIVTEIASDHVIVRMVRSSACSGCHAKGVCHSGDAKEELLTVTSYPHGLAVGEKVRILFSDSKGLVAVVYAFVIPLIFIVAGVTLMSYFGTSELIMLLVLLLFMVGYYLILSFFKKRFVKAFQIKIERI; encoded by the coding sequence ATGGATTGTAAGGAAGGAATTGTCACTGAGATTGCGAGCGATCATGTGATCGTGCGTATGGTGCGTTCGTCTGCGTGCAGTGGGTGTCATGCCAAGGGGGTATGTCACTCCGGAGATGCCAAAGAGGAACTCTTGACAGTGACGAGTTATCCTCATGGACTTGCCGTGGGAGAGAAGGTCCGTATACTCTTTTCGGACTCGAAGGGTCTGGTCGCCGTGGTTTATGCCTTTGTCATACCTTTGATCTTCATCGTGGCAGGTGTCACCTTGATGTCCTACTTCGGGACGAGTGAGCTCATTATGCTTCTTGTCCTCTTGTTGTTTATGGTGGGTTACTATCTGATACTGTCGTTTTTTAAGAAACGATTCGTGAAGGCATTCCAGATCAAAATAGAGAGAATATAA
- a CDS encoding Fe-S cluster domain-containing protein: MLFTILFLSVVGAVGALLLFTVAKKFHVEEDPRIGEVQDALPGANCGGCGYPGCGGFASACVASESLDGLFCPVGGNETMSRVASILGREASAAEPLVAVVRCNGNCEDRPRTNTYDGATSCKIATSLYGGETGCTYGCHGLGDCTVVCNFDAIHINPVTKLPEVDEDKCTACGACVKACPKFIIELRKKGPKGRRVFVSCVNKDKGGLAMKACKNACIGCSKCLKECNFEAITIENNLSYIDHTKCRLCRKCVAVCPTNAIHEIGFPPRKEKPAETEVKENAATPVATPPATPEATQPLA; the protein is encoded by the coding sequence ATGTTATTTACAATTTTATTTCTTTCTGTTGTAGGCGCAGTAGGTGCATTGTTGTTGTTCACCGTGGCGAAGAAGTTCCACGTCGAGGAAGACCCTCGTATCGGTGAAGTACAAGATGCATTGCCCGGTGCCAACTGTGGGGGCTGTGGATATCCCGGTTGTGGAGGGTTTGCCTCTGCCTGTGTAGCCTCCGAAAGCCTCGATGGACTCTTCTGTCCTGTCGGAGGTAACGAAACAATGTCTCGTGTCGCCAGCATCCTTGGGCGTGAGGCATCGGCAGCTGAGCCACTTGTCGCTGTCGTGCGTTGTAATGGTAACTGTGAAGATCGTCCTCGTACAAATACTTATGATGGGGCAACTTCTTGTAAGATCGCTACTTCTCTCTATGGTGGAGAGACCGGTTGTACTTACGGTTGTCACGGTCTTGGGGACTGTACGGTGGTGTGTAACTTCGATGCCATTCACATCAACCCTGTGACCAAACTCCCTGAGGTCGATGAGGACAAATGTACCGCTTGTGGTGCTTGTGTCAAGGCTTGTCCCAAGTTTATCATAGAGCTTCGCAAGAAAGGGCCCAAGGGTCGCCGAGTGTTTGTGTCTTGTGTCAACAAGGACAAGGGTGGCTTGGCGATGAAGGCTTGTAAGAATGCTTGTATCGGATGCTCGAAGTGTCTCAAGGAGTGTAACTTCGAGGCGATAACCATCGAGAACAACCTCTCGTATATCGATCATACCAAGTGTCGTCTCTGCCGTAAGTGTGTGGCGGTATGTCCTACCAATGCCATCCATGAGATAGGTTTCCCTCCTCGTAAGGAAAAGCCTGCAGAGACAGAGGTGAAGGAGAATGCAGCTACTCCGGTCGCTACTCCTCCAGCTACACCTGAGGCGACTCAGCCATTGGCATAA
- the rsxC gene encoding electron transport complex subunit RsxC, translating into MLKTFRIGGIHPPENKISAAKSIEVLPLPKQVSILVSQHIGAPATVLVKKGDDVKVGTLIAKAGGFVSANIHSSVSGKVLKIDDIVDASGYRKTAIVINSDETDTWEEGIDRSKDIVRECTMAPQDIVTRIAECGIVGLGGATFPTNVKLLPPKDAKPEIIIINGVECEPYLTADHRVMLERGEEVLIGVSILMRAAQVHRAAIGIENNKKDAIEHLTELAKKFKGIEIVPLKVKYPQGGEKQLIDAVIKRMVKSGALPISVGAIVQNVGTALAIYEAVQKNKPLVERVVTVTGKDVANASNFLARVGTPINALIEAAGGLPESTAKLISGGPMMGKALITEDAPVTKGTSGVLMLRQEDTKRKPMRACIRCAKCVGACPMGLNPAFLMRDVVFSNWEVAEKDHIVDCIECGSCSYSCPANRPLLDYIRMGKQNVMGIIRARNTK; encoded by the coding sequence ATGTTGAAGACATTCAGAATAGGTGGGATTCATCCGCCTGAAAATAAAATCTCGGCTGCCAAGAGTATAGAGGTGCTCCCATTGCCCAAGCAAGTGTCTATCCTCGTGAGTCAGCACATCGGTGCCCCTGCGACTGTCCTTGTCAAGAAAGGGGATGATGTGAAGGTAGGGACGCTTATCGCTAAAGCCGGTGGATTTGTCTCTGCAAACATCCACTCCTCAGTGTCCGGTAAAGTCCTGAAGATCGATGATATAGTGGATGCTTCGGGCTATCGTAAGACTGCTATCGTCATCAATAGCGATGAAACAGACACTTGGGAAGAGGGTATTGATCGTAGCAAAGACATCGTGAGAGAGTGTACTATGGCACCTCAAGACATCGTCACTCGTATCGCAGAATGTGGTATCGTCGGTCTCGGTGGTGCTACGTTCCCCACCAATGTCAAGCTCCTTCCTCCTAAGGATGCCAAGCCGGAGATCATCATCATCAATGGTGTGGAGTGTGAGCCTTATCTTACTGCCGACCATCGTGTGATGCTTGAGCGCGGTGAGGAAGTCCTCATCGGTGTCTCTATCCTCATGAGAGCCGCTCAGGTGCATCGTGCCGCTATCGGTATCGAAAATAACAAAAAGGATGCCATCGAGCATCTCACAGAACTCGCTAAGAAGTTTAAGGGTATTGAGATTGTCCCACTCAAGGTGAAGTATCCCCAGGGTGGGGAGAAGCAGCTCATCGATGCTGTGATCAAGCGAATGGTCAAGAGTGGAGCACTACCGATTTCTGTCGGTGCCATCGTTCAGAACGTGGGTACTGCTCTCGCCATCTATGAGGCTGTGCAGAAGAACAAACCTTTGGTCGAACGTGTCGTCACTGTCACCGGTAAGGATGTCGCGAATGCCTCTAACTTCCTTGCTCGTGTCGGTACGCCTATCAATGCGCTTATCGAAGCTGCAGGTGGTCTACCCGAAAGCACGGCGAAGCTCATCAGTGGTGGCCCTATGATGGGTAAGGCGCTGATCACCGAAGATGCACCCGTGACCAAGGGTACGAGTGGTGTTTTGATGCTTCGTCAAGAAGACACCAAGCGCAAGCCTATGCGTGCTTGTATCCGTTGTGCAAAGTGTGTCGGGGCTTGTCCTATGGGGCTTAACCCTGCCTTCTTGATGAGGGATGTTGTCTTCTCTAATTGGGAAGTTGCAGAGAAGGATCACATCGTAGACTGTATCGAATGTGGTTCATGTAGTTACTCATGTCCGGCCAATAGACCACTGCTCGACTACATCCGTATGGGTAAGCAGAATGTCATGGGCATCATCAGAGCACGAAATACTAAATAG
- a CDS encoding RnfABCDGE type electron transport complex subunit D: MATKLIVSPSPHIHSGDSVEKNMYGVLIALLPALLASFYFFGLGAIVITLTSVLGCMAVEYLIVKFLLKSDELTILDGSAALTGVLLALNLPSNLPFWIVLIGAVAAIGIGKMSFGGLGNNVFNPAILGRVLLLISFPAQMTSWPNPGQWAHYTDVETGATPLGVLKGIAKNAPGASMDQLSSMADMFFGQIGGSLGEVSAIALLIGFAFLLIRRIITWHIPVAIFAAVILFGGAMHLINPEIYVNPIVHLLSGGMLLGAIFMATDYVTSPMSKSGMLLYGFLIGLITMLIRLFGSYPEGMSFAILIMNAFTPIINLYMKPKLFGDKK, from the coding sequence ATGGCTACTAAACTTATAGTATCTCCATCTCCTCATATCCATAGTGGAGACTCGGTAGAGAAAAACATGTATGGAGTCCTTATTGCGCTCTTGCCGGCACTTTTGGCTTCGTTTTATTTCTTCGGTTTGGGTGCTATTGTCATTACCCTTACTTCGGTTTTGGGCTGTATGGCAGTGGAGTACTTGATCGTAAAGTTTTTGCTCAAGAGTGACGAACTCACGATCCTTGATGGTTCGGCTGCTTTGACAGGTGTCCTTTTGGCACTCAACCTCCCAAGTAACCTCCCATTTTGGATTGTCCTCATAGGTGCTGTTGCAGCTATCGGTATCGGCAAGATGTCATTCGGAGGACTTGGCAACAACGTATTCAACCCTGCTATCCTCGGACGTGTGTTGCTCCTCATCTCTTTCCCTGCACAGATGACCTCATGGCCCAATCCCGGGCAGTGGGCTCATTATACTGACGTAGAGACCGGGGCTACTCCCCTTGGTGTCCTAAAAGGTATTGCCAAGAACGCCCCCGGAGCTTCTATGGATCAGCTCTCATCTATGGCTGATATGTTCTTCGGACAGATAGGAGGATCACTCGGTGAAGTCAGTGCGATAGCTCTACTTATAGGTTTTGCATTCTTGCTCATCCGACGCATCATCACATGGCATATCCCTGTGGCGATCTTTGCAGCTGTGATTCTCTTCGGTGGAGCCATGCACCTTATCAATCCCGAAATATACGTCAATCCCATCGTTCACCTTCTCAGCGGAGGTATGTTGTTGGGTGCCATCTTTATGGCGACTGACTATGTCACCTCGCCTATGAGCAAGAGCGGTATGTTGTTGTACGGATTTTTGATCGGTCTGATCACCATGTTGATCCGTCTCTTCGGGTCTTATCCCGAAGGTATGTCGTTTGCGATCTTGATCATGAACGCTTTCACTCCGATCATCAACCTCTATATGAAACCAAAGCTCTTCGGAGACAAAAAGTAA
- a CDS encoding RnfABCDGE type electron transport complex subunit G, whose protein sequence is MKKLSSTLPNMLLSLTGICLMAAAVLSFVNDSTKETIAQSKIKALETAIGEVTPAFDNKPLDEKMTVNISGDDLTVYPAKKEGTLVGAAIESVSHDGFGGDVKVLVGIDTEGKIINYSVLQMTETPGLGDKMVHWFKIDKGGQSILGYDTNSGHLKVSKDGGSVDAITAATISSRAFLDAVNKAQDAYKEALAQIQ, encoded by the coding sequence ATGAAAAAGTTAAGTTCTACACTACCCAACATGTTGCTATCCCTCACCGGGATATGTCTCATGGCAGCAGCAGTATTATCGTTTGTCAATGACAGTACGAAAGAGACCATCGCTCAGTCAAAGATCAAAGCCTTGGAGACCGCCATTGGCGAAGTCACCCCTGCTTTTGATAACAAACCGCTCGATGAAAAAATGACCGTCAATATCTCCGGTGATGACTTGACCGTCTATCCTGCAAAGAAAGAGGGAACACTTGTCGGTGCAGCTATTGAGAGTGTCTCCCATGACGGTTTCGGTGGTGATGTCAAGGTGCTTGTCGGTATCGATACCGAAGGTAAGATCATCAACTACTCTGTCCTTCAGATGACAGAGACACCCGGACTTGGTGACAAGATGGTACATTGGTTCAAGATCGACAAAGGAGGTCAGTCCATCCTTGGATACGACACCAATTCCGGTCACCTCAAGGTCTCTAAGGACGGAGGATCTGTCGATGCCATCACAGCCGCAACGATCTCCAGCCGTGCGTTTCTCGATGCCGTCAATAAGGCTCAAGATGCTTACAAAGAGGCTTTGGCACAGATACAATAA
- a CDS encoding RnfABCDGE type electron transport complex subunit E: MNKLKIITNGIIAENPVLILLLGMCPTLGTTSSAINGFSMGMATTFVLLCSNMVISLIKNLIPDKVRIPAYIVVIATFVTVIQICMEAYLPSLYASLGLFIPLIVVNCIVLGRAESFAAKNNIFDSALDGIGMGLGFTLALTILGLVREFLGTGKAFDFSLIPEEYGALIFILAPGAFIVLGYLIGIMNKLRKA, translated from the coding sequence ATGAATAAACTAAAGATCATAACCAACGGTATCATTGCTGAGAATCCCGTCTTGATCCTACTCTTGGGGATGTGTCCTACCCTTGGTACGACCTCATCTGCCATCAATGGTTTTAGTATGGGGATGGCAACGACTTTTGTGTTGCTCTGCTCCAATATGGTGATTTCTCTCATCAAGAATCTCATCCCTGATAAGGTACGTATCCCTGCGTACATCGTCGTCATTGCGACCTTCGTTACTGTGATCCAGATCTGTATGGAGGCTTATTTGCCATCACTTTACGCATCCTTGGGTCTCTTCATCCCACTTATCGTGGTGAACTGTATCGTCCTCGGTCGTGCGGAGTCGTTTGCTGCGAAGAACAATATCTTTGACTCAGCCCTCGATGGTATCGGTATGGGACTCGGCTTTACGCTCGCGTTGACCATCCTCGGTCTCGTTCGCGAGTTCTTGGGCACAGGTAAGGCCTTTGACTTCAGCCTCATCCCTGAGGAATACGGAGCTCTCATCTTCATCCTTGCTCCCGGAGCCTTCATCGTCCTCGGTTACCTCATCGGTATCATGAACAAGCTCCGCAAGGCGTGA
- the rsxA gene encoding electron transport complex subunit RsxA, which translates to MEYLVIFISAIFVNNVVFSQFLGICPFLGVSKKLSTAIGMGAAVAFVLTLATLVTFAIQKLVLDPNGLSFMQTISYILVIASLVQMVEIVLKKVSPALYQALGVFLPLITTNCCILGVAILVIQKDYNLASSIVYALSTAVGYTLALVIFAVIREQLAMTKVPKSLAGTPIALITAGILAMSFMGFSGLV; encoded by the coding sequence ATGGAATACTTAGTAATATTTATATCCGCCATATTTGTCAACAATGTCGTGTTCTCACAGTTCTTGGGGATCTGTCCATTCTTAGGTGTTTCCAAGAAGCTCAGCACCGCGATCGGTATGGGTGCCGCTGTGGCTTTTGTCCTTACGCTCGCGACACTTGTGACCTTCGCTATACAGAAGTTGGTGCTCGACCCTAATGGGCTTTCATTCATGCAGACGATCTCATACATCCTTGTCATCGCATCGCTCGTGCAGATGGTGGAGATCGTCCTAAAGAAGGTATCACCTGCGCTCTATCAAGCTCTCGGTGTCTTCTTGCCACTCATCACGACCAACTGTTGTATCCTCGGGGTAGCTATCCTTGTCATCCAGAAGGACTACAACCTTGCATCATCCATCGTGTATGCCCTCTCGACCGCAGTCGGCTATACCTTGGCACTTGTGATCTTTGCCGTCATTCGCGAACAGCTTGCCATGACCAAGGTCCCCAAGTCTCTTGCCGGCACACCTATCGCCCTCATCACCGCAGGTATCCTTGCGATGTCATTCATGGGCTTCTCAGGTTTGGTCTGA
- the galE gene encoding UDP-glucose 4-epimerase GalE codes for MKPQILVTGGTGYIGSHTTVELQLAGYEVISVDNLSNSNKGVLSGIEKITGSTPIFYELDCNDEDALRRVFDTHPNIKGVIHFAASKAVGESVEKPLLYYRNNIVPLLNLLELVEEYDNVGGLVFSSSCTVYGQPDRLPVTEQAPILPAASPYGNTKQINEEMIRDAVAAGASFKAVLLRYFNPIGAHPSAHIGELPLGVPQNLVPYLTRTAAGIYPELKVFGNDYDTPDGSCIRDFIHVVDLAKAHVKAIEHILTPSSKDLEIYNIGTGRGVSVLELIRTFEAVTGVPVPHSIAPRREGDIVAVWADPTHANEHLGWHAESTLEETLLSAWAWQKRLK; via the coding sequence ATGAAGCCACAGATATTAGTCACGGGCGGTACCGGTTATATCGGTTCGCACACCACCGTAGAATTACAGCTGGCAGGCTATGAGGTTATTTCGGTAGACAATCTTTCGAACTCTAATAAAGGAGTGCTTTCCGGGATCGAGAAGATCACGGGGAGCACTCCCATCTTTTACGAGCTCGACTGTAATGACGAGGATGCCCTACGCAGAGTCTTCGATACGCATCCGAACATCAAAGGTGTCATTCACTTTGCAGCAAGCAAAGCTGTCGGAGAGTCTGTCGAGAAGCCATTGTTGTACTATCGTAACAACATCGTGCCACTGCTCAATCTGCTCGAACTCGTCGAAGAGTACGACAATGTCGGCGGACTTGTTTTCTCCTCCTCTTGTACCGTCTATGGACAGCCTGACCGACTTCCTGTGACTGAGCAAGCTCCCATCCTTCCGGCTGCCTCTCCTTATGGTAATACGAAGCAGATCAATGAAGAGATGATCCGTGATGCCGTCGCTGCAGGGGCTTCGTTCAAGGCCGTCTTGTTGCGTTACTTCAATCCCATCGGAGCGCACCCCTCCGCACATATTGGCGAACTCCCCTTGGGCGTTCCTCAAAACCTTGTGCCATATCTCACACGTACGGCGGCAGGCATATATCCTGAACTCAAAGTCTTCGGCAATGACTACGATACCCCCGATGGTTCGTGCATCAGAGACTTTATTCACGTCGTAGATCTTGCCAAGGCACACGTCAAGGCGATAGAGCATATCCTCACACCATCGTCCAAAGACCTCGAAATTTATAACATTGGTACCGGTCGGGGAGTCAGTGTCCTCGAACTCATCCGTACCTTCGAAGCCGTTACAGGCGTCCCCGTCCCACACAGCATCGCTCCAAGGCGAGAGGGGGACATCGTGGCCGTTTGGGCCGATCCCACTCACGCCAACGAACACCTCGGCTGGCACGCCGAAAGCACTCTGGAGGAAACCCTCCTCAGCGCATGGGCGTGGCAAAAACGCTTGAAATAA
- a CDS encoding ABC transporter permease: MNTDNTSLWSRFQVFIEDVFYIFLKELKVTYKDVGVMIFFVLVPLLYPLLYSYIYNPEVVREVPIVVVDANTSSLSRDYLRRVDATPDVEIVAHCADMAEAQEMMRRHKAHGIVYIPEEFTSNLNLGKQSTVSLYCDMSGLLYYKAIVIANTNVSLEMNKEIKITRSGKTTDREEEILTYPIEYEDVALFNPTTGFASFLLPAVLILIIQQTLLLGVGLSAGTVRERNSGRSIIPADIHYSGPLRIVLGKSLNYLAVYALISGYTLGVVPWMFNLVQIGQPTAFFTFILPYLLACIFFAMTCSVLIRNREICMMIFVFTSVPLLFLSGISWPGTSIAPFWKYLSYLFPSTFGINGFVKINNMGAELSAVSSEYIALWLQALVYFITTYIVYRWQKRKALKDIES; this comes from the coding sequence ATGAATACCGATAATACAAGTCTGTGGAGCAGGTTTCAGGTCTTTATCGAGGATGTCTTCTATATCTTTTTGAAAGAACTGAAAGTGACCTACAAGGATGTAGGAGTGATGATCTTCTTTGTCCTCGTCCCCTTGTTGTACCCTCTACTCTACAGCTATATCTACAATCCCGAAGTGGTGCGTGAAGTTCCCATTGTGGTCGTCGATGCCAACACTTCTTCACTCAGCAGGGACTACCTCCGCCGTGTGGATGCGACACCCGATGTGGAGATCGTCGCCCACTGTGCAGATATGGCCGAAGCCCAAGAAATGATGCGCCGACACAAAGCACATGGCATCGTCTATATCCCTGAGGAGTTTACCTCCAACCTCAATCTCGGCAAGCAATCCACCGTGAGCCTTTACTGCGATATGAGTGGTCTCCTCTATTACAAGGCAATAGTGATCGCCAACACCAACGTCTCTTTGGAGATGAACAAGGAGATCAAGATCACACGTAGTGGCAAGACCACAGACCGAGAGGAGGAAATACTTACCTATCCTATCGAGTACGAGGATGTCGCACTCTTCAATCCCACCACGGGATTTGCATCCTTCCTGCTCCCTGCAGTCCTCATCCTCATCATCCAGCAGACTCTGCTCCTCGGGGTAGGTCTCTCCGCAGGTACGGTGCGTGAACGGAACTCGGGACGAAGCATCATCCCTGCGGACATCCATTACAGCGGCCCTCTGCGCATCGTCCTGGGCAAGAGCCTCAACTACCTTGCGGTTTACGCCCTCATCTCGGGCTATACACTCGGTGTTGTCCCCTGGATGTTCAACCTCGTGCAGATAGGCCAACCGACGGCATTCTTCACCTTCATCCTCCCTTACCTTTTGGCCTGCATCTTCTTTGCGATGACCTGCTCCGTGCTCATCCGCAATAGAGAGATCTGTATGATGATCTTCGTCTTCACCTCAGTGCCCCTCCTCTTCCTCTCGGGGATCTCGTGGCCGGGGACATCCATCGCTCCTTTTTGGAAATACCTCTCGTACCTATTCCCCTCCACCTTCGGTATCAATGGCTTCGTGAAGATCAACAATATGGGTGCCGAACTCTCCGCCGTATCCTCCGAATACATCGCTCTATGGCTCCAAGCCCTCGTGTACTTCATCACGACATACATCGTCTACCGCTGGCAGAAGAGAAAAGCCCTCAAAGACATCGAGAGCTAA
- a CDS encoding ABC transporter permease: MDTALSKRDKIIAVAKREVRLLTSRPLFIFCMIIAPLFCYIFFTTLMSSGLPADLPAGVVDMDNSSTSRKLVRNLDVFAQTKVVSHYENASEAREAMQRGEIYGYYYIPQGLDKDLLSQRQPKISFYTNYSYLIAGSLQFRDMKMLGEMASGGAARQMLFAKGATEDQAMSFLRPIVIDTHAISNPWLNYSIYLSNGILPGILSLLIFMVTVCTVGLEIKYQTAKEWLSMAGDSIYIALSGKLLPHTIIWMIMGIFHNVFLYGYLNFPCEGGIVPMLLATTLLILASQAIGIFMIGTFPMLRLGLSFASLWGVISLSVAGFSFPVMAMPKMIQTLSNLFPLRHFFLIYADQALNGYAMAYSWGHYVALLAFLLLPFIVLNRLDYALRHNTYIP; encoded by the coding sequence ATGGACACAGCATTATCCAAGAGAGACAAGATCATCGCAGTGGCAAAGCGTGAGGTACGCTTGTTGACCTCGCGCCCTTTGTTCATCTTCTGCATGATCATAGCACCTCTCTTCTGTTATATCTTCTTCACCACGCTGATGTCAAGCGGTCTGCCTGCAGATCTTCCGGCAGGTGTGGTGGACATGGACAATTCGTCCACCTCTCGCAAACTCGTACGTAACTTGGATGTCTTTGCACAGACAAAGGTCGTCTCTCACTACGAAAACGCATCGGAGGCACGTGAAGCCATGCAACGTGGGGAGATATATGGGTATTATTACATTCCCCAAGGGCTTGACAAGGATCTGCTGAGTCAGCGACAGCCGAAGATATCCTTCTACACCAATTACTCATACCTCATCGCCGGGTCTCTCCAGTTCAGAGACATGAAGATGTTGGGCGAGATGGCATCGGGAGGTGCTGCACGGCAGATGCTTTTTGCCAAAGGCGCGACAGAAGATCAAGCCATGAGCTTCCTGCGTCCTATCGTCATCGACACCCATGCGATCAGCAACCCTTGGCTCAACTACTCCATCTACCTCTCCAATGGTATACTTCCCGGTATCCTCTCCCTGCTGATCTTCATGGTCACAGTGTGTACAGTAGGACTGGAGATCAAGTATCAGACTGCCAAAGAGTGGCTCTCCATGGCTGGAGATTCGATATACATAGCACTATCGGGGAAGCTCCTGCCCCACACGATAATATGGATGATCATGGGGATCTTCCACAATGTCTTTTTGTACGGTTATCTGAACTTCCCTTGTGAAGGTGGTATCGTACCGATGCTCTTGGCTACGACACTACTCATCCTCGCCTCACAAGCCATCGGCATCTTCATGATCGGTACATTCCCGATGCTTCGCCTCGGACTGAGCTTTGCCTCACTTTGGGGAGTGATCTCACTATCCGTCGCAGGCTTCTCCTTCCCCGTGATGGCAATGCCCAAGATGATCCAAACTCTGAGTAATCTCTTTCCCCTACGCCATTTCTTCCTGATCTATGCCGATCAAGCCCTCAACGGCTACGCGATGGCTTACTCGTGGGGACACTATGTCGCTCTGCTCGCGTTCTTACTGCTACCATTCATAGTCTTGAATAGGCTTGACTACGCCTTGAGACACAATACCTACATTCCGTAA
- a CDS encoding HlyD family secretion protein — protein sequence MTTKSQNSNMLVAFVTLIGVLILVAVVGFFMLGSSDEIIQGQAEADEYRVSSKVPGRILELRVQEGQPVKAGDTLAILEAPEVQAKMEQARAAQAAAEAQNTKAIKGARAEQIQAAYEMWQKAKAGVDIAEKSFARLERLHRQGVVPSQKFDEVTAQRDAAIATERAARAQYDMAKNGAQREDKQAAEALVLRAKGAVAEVEAYVQETYLIAQADGEVAEIYPKVGELVGTGAPIMTIVQLDEQWATFNVREDLLQGLKMGAEFEAVIPALSEQAVKFKVNYIKDMGSYAVWKATKTTGQYDLKTFEVRATPVTRVTDLRPGMSVIIKK from the coding sequence ATGACAACAAAATCTCAAAACAGCAATATGTTGGTGGCATTCGTGACCCTGATAGGTGTCCTCATCTTGGTTGCAGTGGTAGGCTTCTTCATGCTCGGAAGCAGTGATGAGATCATACAAGGACAGGCGGAAGCGGATGAGTACCGTGTATCCAGCAAAGTTCCCGGACGTATCCTCGAACTGAGGGTCCAAGAGGGACAGCCCGTAAAAGCAGGTGACACCCTCGCAATCCTCGAAGCACCCGAGGTTCAAGCTAAGATGGAGCAAGCAAGGGCGGCTCAAGCTGCTGCCGAAGCCCAAAACACAAAGGCCATCAAGGGTGCAAGAGCCGAACAAATACAAGCGGCTTATGAGATGTGGCAGAAGGCGAAGGCCGGTGTGGACATCGCCGAAAAGTCTTTCGCAAGACTCGAACGCCTACACCGGCAAGGGGTCGTGCCTTCTCAAAAATTTGACGAAGTCACAGCCCAAAGGGATGCGGCCATAGCGACAGAGCGTGCGGCTCGTGCGCAGTACGATATGGCAAAGAATGGTGCACAGCGTGAAGATAAACAAGCTGCCGAGGCCCTTGTCCTCAGAGCCAAGGGAGCAGTGGCTGAAGTGGAGGCTTATGTCCAAGAGACTTACCTCATCGCACAAGCCGATGGAGAAGTCGCTGAGATCTACCCAAAGGTAGGCGAACTCGTAGGCACGGGGGCACCCATCATGACGATCGTTCAGCTCGATGAGCAATGGGCGACATTCAACGTGCGTGAAGACCTCCTGCAAGGGCTCAAGATGGGCGCAGAGTTTGAGGCTGTCATCCCTGCACTCTCGGAGCAGGCGGTGAAGTTCAAAGTGAACTACATAAAAGATATGGGGTCGTACGCTGTGTGGAAGGCAACAAAGACCACAGGACAGTATGACCTAAAGACCTTCGAGGTGCGTGCTACCCCTGTCACACGTGTGACCGACCTGCGCCCCGGTATGTCTGTCATCATCAAGAAGTAA